A stretch of Mus caroli chromosome 5, CAROLI_EIJ_v1.1, whole genome shotgun sequence DNA encodes these proteins:
- the Tada2b gene encoding transcriptional adapter 2-beta isoform X3, whose amino-acid sequence MAELGKKYCVYCLAEVSPLRFRCTECQDIELCPECFSAGAEIGHHRRYHGYQLVDGGRFTLWGPEAEGGWTSREEQLLLDAIEQFGFGNWEDMAAHVGASRTPQEVMEHYVSMYIHGNLGKACIPDTIPNRVTDHTCPSGGPLSPSLTTPLPPLDISVAEQQQLGYMPLRDDYEIEYDQDAETLISGLSVNYDDDDVEIELKRAHVDMYVRKLKERQRRKNIARDYNLVPAFLGKDKKEKEKTLKRKITKEEKELRLKLRPLYQFMSCKEFDDLFENMHKEKMLRAKIRELQRYRRNGITKMEESAEYEAARHKRERRKENKNLASSKRGKEDGKDSEFAAIENLPGFELLSDREKVLCSSLNLSPARYVTVKTIIIKDHLQKRQGIPSKSRLPSYLDKVLKKRILNFLTESGWISRDAS is encoded by the exons ATGGCGGAGCTGGGTAAGAAGTACTGCGTGTACTGCTTGGCCGAGGTGAGCCCGCTGCGCTTCCGCTGCACAGAGTGCCAGGACATCGAGCTGTGCCCCGAGTGCTTCTCGGCCGGCGCGGAGATCGGCCACCACCGCCGCTACCACGGCTACCAGCTGGTGGACGGCGGAAG ATTCACACTCTGGGGTCCTGAGGCGGAGGGCGGCTGGACCAGCCGCGAGGAGCAGCTGCTGCTGGACGCCATCGAGCAGTTCGGCTTTGGCAACTGGGAAGACATGGCTGCACATGTTGGTGCTTCACGGACTCCCCAGGAAGTGATGGAGCACTACGTTAGCATGTATATCCATGGGAACTTGGGCAAAGCCTGCATCCCTGACACCATCCCCAACCGGGTGACAGATCATACCTGCCCCAGTGGAGGCCCTCTCTCGCCTAGCCTTACCACACCTTTACCCCCATTGGACATCTCTGTggctgagcagcagcagctgggctACATGCCACTGCGAGATGATTATGAGATAGAGTATGACCAGGATGCTGAGACGCTCATCAGTGGGCTGTCTGTgaactatgatgatgatgatgtggagATAGAGCTCAAGCGTGCCCATGTAGACATGTATGTGCGGAAGCTGAAGGAGAGGCAGCGCCGGAAGAACATTGCCAGAGACTATAACCTGGTACCAGCCTTCCTGGGCAAGgacaagaaggagaaggagaagacatTGAAGAGAAAGATCaccaaggaggagaaagagctgCGGCTGAAACTACGGCCACTCTACCAGTTCATGTCCTGCAAAGAATTTGATGACTTATTTGAAAACATGCACAAAGAAAAGATGCTTCGCGCCAAGATTCGAGAGCTGCAGCGCTACCGGCGCAATGGCATTACAAAGATGGAGGAGTCGGCCGAATATGAGGCCGCCAGACACAAacgggagaggaggaaggagaacaaaAACCTGGCCAGCTCcaaaagggggaaggaggatggcaAAGACAGTGAGTTTGCAGCCATTGAGAACCTTCCTGGGTTTGAGCTGCTGTCAGATAGGGAGAAGGTTCTCTGTAGTTCATTGAACTTGAGTCCTGCACGCTATGTGACTGTGAAGACTATTATAATTAAAGATCACCTCCAGAAGCGGCAAGGGATCCCCTCTAAAAGTCGCCTTCCCAGTTATCTGGACAAGGTCCTAAAGAAAAGGATTTTAAATTTCCTCACAGAAAGTGGGTGGATATCCAGGGATGCTTCCTGA
- the Tada2b gene encoding transcriptional adapter 2-beta isoform X4, with the protein MAELGKKYCVYCLAEVSPLRFRCTECQDIELCPECFSAGAEIGHHRRYHGYQLVDGGRFTLWGPEAEGGWTSREEQLLLDAIEQFGFGNWEDMAAHVGASRTPQEVMEHYVSMYIHGNLGKACIPDTIPNRVTDHTCPSGGPLSPSLTTPLPPLDISVAEQQQLGYMPLRDDYEIEYDQDAETLISGLSVNYDDDDVEIELKRAHVDMYVRKLKERQRRKNIARDYNLVPAFLGKDKKEKEKTLKRKITKEEKELRLKLRPLYQFMSCKEFDDLFENMHKEKMLRAKIRELQRYRRNGITKMEESAEYEAARHKRERRKENKNLASSKRGKEDGKDSEFAAIENLPGFELLSDREKVLCSSLNLSPARYVTVKTIIIKDHLQKRQGIPSKSRLPSYLDKVLKKRILNFLTESGWISRDAS; encoded by the exons ATGGCGGAGCTGGGTAAGAAGTACTGCGTGTACTGCTTGGCCGAGGTGAGCCCGCTGCGCTTCCGCTGCACAGAGTGCCAGGACATCGAGCTGTGCCCCGAGTGCTTCTCGGCCGGCGCGGAGATCGGCCACCACCGCCGCTACCACGGCTACCAGCTGGTGGACGGCGGAAGATTCACACTCTGGGGTCCTGAG GCGGAGGGCGGCTGGACCAGCCGCGAGGAGCAGCTGCTGCTGGACGCCATCGAGCAGTTCGGCTTTGGCAACTGGGAAGACATGGCTGCACATGTTGGTGCTTCACGGACTCCCCAGGAAGTGATGGAGCACTACGTTAGCATGTATATCCATGGGAACTTGGGCAAAGCCTGCATCCCTGACACCATCCCCAACCGGGTGACAGATCATACCTGCCCCAGTGGAGGCCCTCTCTCGCCTAGCCTTACCACACCTTTACCCCCATTGGACATCTCTGTggctgagcagcagcagctgggctACATGCCACTGCGAGATGATTATGAGATAGAGTATGACCAGGATGCTGAGACGCTCATCAGTGGGCTGTCTGTgaactatgatgatgatgatgtggagATAGAGCTCAAGCGTGCCCATGTAGACATGTATGTGCGGAAGCTGAAGGAGAGGCAGCGCCGGAAGAACATTGCCAGAGACTATAACCTGGTACCAGCCTTCCTGGGCAAGgacaagaaggagaaggagaagacatTGAAGAGAAAGATCaccaaggaggagaaagagctgCGGCTGAAACTACGGCCACTCTACCAGTTCATGTCCTGCAAAGAATTTGATGACTTATTTGAAAACATGCACAAAGAAAAGATGCTTCGCGCCAAGATTCGAGAGCTGCAGCGCTACCGGCGCAATGGCATTACAAAGATGGAGGAGTCGGCCGAATATGAGGCCGCCAGACACAAacgggagaggaggaaggagaacaaaAACCTGGCCAGCTCcaaaagggggaaggaggatggcaAAGACAGTGAGTTTGCAGCCATTGAGAACCTTCCTGGGTTTGAGCTGCTGTCAGATAGGGAGAAGGTTCTCTGTAGTTCATTGAACTTGAGTCCTGCACGCTATGTGACTGTGAAGACTATTATAATTAAAGATCACCTCCAGAAGCGGCAAGGGATCCCCTCTAAAAGTCGCCTTCCCAGTTATCTGGACAAGGTCCTAAAGAAAAGGATTTTAAATTTCCTCACAGAAAGTGGGTGGATATCCAGGGATGCTTCCTGA
- the Tada2b gene encoding transcriptional adapter 2-beta isoform X2 gives MAELGKKYCVYCLAEVSPLRFRCTECQDIELCPECFSAGAEIGHHRRYHGYQLVDGGRFTLWGPEAEGGWTSREEQLLLDAIEQFGFGNWEDMAAHVGASRTPQEVMEHYVSMYIHGNLGKACIPDTIPNRVTDHTCPSGGPLSPSLTTPLPPLDISVAEQQQLGYMPLRDDYEIEYDQDAETLISGLSVNYDDDDVEIELKRAHVDMYVRKLKERQRRKNIARDYNLVPAFLGKDKKEKEKTLKRKITKEEKELRLKLRPLYQFMSCKEFDDLFENMHKEKMLRAKIRELQRYRRNGITKMEESAEYEAARHKRERRKENKNLASSKRGKEDGKDSEFAAIENLPGFELLSDREKVLCSSLNLSPARYVTVKTIIIKDHLQKRQGIPSKSRLPSYLDKVLKKRILNFLTESGWISRDAS, from the exons ATGGCGGAGCTGGGTAAGAAGTACTGCGTGTACTGCTTGGCCGAGGTGAGCCCGCTGCGCTTCCGCTGCACAGAGTGCCAGGACATCGAGCTGTGCCCCGAGTGCTTCTCGGCCGGCGCGGAGATCGGCCACCACCGCCGCTACCACGGCTACCAGCTGGTGGACGGCGGAAGATTCACACTCTGGGGTCCTGAGGCGGAGGGCGGCTGGACCAGCCGCGAGGAGCAGCTGCTGCTGGACGCCATCGAGCAGTTCGGCTTCGGCAA CTGGGAAGACATGGCTGCACATGTTGGTGCTTCACGGACTCCCCAGGAAGTGATGGAGCACTACGTTAGCATGTATATCCATGGGAACTTGGGCAAAGCCTGCATCCCTGACACCATCCCCAACCGGGTGACAGATCATACCTGCCCCAGTGGAGGCCCTCTCTCGCCTAGCCTTACCACACCTTTACCCCCATTGGACATCTCTGTggctgagcagcagcagctgggctACATGCCACTGCGAGATGATTATGAGATAGAGTATGACCAGGATGCTGAGACGCTCATCAGTGGGCTGTCTGTgaactatgatgatgatgatgtggagATAGAGCTCAAGCGTGCCCATGTAGACATGTATGTGCGGAAGCTGAAGGAGAGGCAGCGCCGGAAGAACATTGCCAGAGACTATAACCTGGTACCAGCCTTCCTGGGCAAGgacaagaaggagaaggagaagacatTGAAGAGAAAGATCaccaaggaggagaaagagctgCGGCTGAAACTACGGCCACTCTACCAGTTCATGTCCTGCAAAGAATTTGATGACTTATTTGAAAACATGCACAAAGAAAAGATGCTTCGCGCCAAGATTCGAGAGCTGCAGCGCTACCGGCGCAATGGCATTACAAAGATGGAGGAGTCGGCCGAATATGAGGCCGCCAGACACAAacgggagaggaggaaggagaacaaaAACCTGGCCAGCTCcaaaagggggaaggaggatggcaAAGACAGTGAGTTTGCAGCCATTGAGAACCTTCCTGGGTTTGAGCTGCTGTCAGATAGGGAGAAGGTTCTCTGTAGTTCATTGAACTTGAGTCCTGCACGCTATGTGACTGTGAAGACTATTATAATTAAAGATCACCTCCAGAAGCGGCAAGGGATCCCCTCTAAAAGTCGCCTTCCCAGTTATCTGGACAAGGTCCTAAAGAAAAGGATTTTAAATTTCCTCACAGAAAGTGGGTGGATATCCAGGGATGCTTCCTGA
- the Tada2b gene encoding transcriptional adapter 2-beta isoform X1 codes for MAELGKKYCVYCLAEVSPLRFRCTECQDIELCPECFSAGAEIGHHRRYHGYQLVDGGRFTLWGPEAEGGWTSREEQLLLDAIEQFGFGNWEDMAAHVGASRTPQEVMEHYVSMYIHGNLGKACIPDTIPNRVTDHTCPSGGPLSPSLTTPLPPLDISVAEQQQLGYMPLRDDYEIEYDQDAETLISGLSVNYDDDDVEIELKRAHVDMYVRKLKERQRRKNIARDYNLVPAFLGKDKKEKEKTLKRKITKEEKELRLKLRPLYQFMSCKEFDDLFENMHKEKMLRAKIRELQRYRRNGITKMEESAEYEAARHKRERRKENKNLASSKRGKEDGKDSEFAAIENLPGFELLSDREKVLCSSLNLSPARYVTVKTIIIKDHLQKRQGIPSKSRLPSYLDKVLKKRILNFLTESGWISRDAS; via the exons ATGGCGGAGCTGGGTAAGAAGTACTGCGTGTACTGCTTGGCCGAGGTGAGCCCGCTGCGCTTCCGCTGCACAGAGTGCCAGGACATCGAGCTGTGCCCCGAGTGCTTCTCGGCCGGCGCGGAGATCGGCCACCACCGCCGCTACCACGGCTACCAGCTGGTGGACGGCGGAAGATTCACACTCTGGGGTCCTGAGGCGGAGGGCGGCTGGACCAGCCGCGAGGAGCAGCTGCTGCTGGACGCCATCGAGCAGTTCGGCTTCGGCAACTGG GAAGACATGGCTGCACATGTTGGTGCTTCACGGACTCCCCAGGAAGTGATGGAGCACTACGTTAGCATGTATATCCATGGGAACTTGGGCAAAGCCTGCATCCCTGACACCATCCCCAACCGGGTGACAGATCATACCTGCCCCAGTGGAGGCCCTCTCTCGCCTAGCCTTACCACACCTTTACCCCCATTGGACATCTCTGTggctgagcagcagcagctgggctACATGCCACTGCGAGATGATTATGAGATAGAGTATGACCAGGATGCTGAGACGCTCATCAGTGGGCTGTCTGTgaactatgatgatgatgatgtggagATAGAGCTCAAGCGTGCCCATGTAGACATGTATGTGCGGAAGCTGAAGGAGAGGCAGCGCCGGAAGAACATTGCCAGAGACTATAACCTGGTACCAGCCTTCCTGGGCAAGgacaagaaggagaaggagaagacatTGAAGAGAAAGATCaccaaggaggagaaagagctgCGGCTGAAACTACGGCCACTCTACCAGTTCATGTCCTGCAAAGAATTTGATGACTTATTTGAAAACATGCACAAAGAAAAGATGCTTCGCGCCAAGATTCGAGAGCTGCAGCGCTACCGGCGCAATGGCATTACAAAGATGGAGGAGTCGGCCGAATATGAGGCCGCCAGACACAAacgggagaggaggaaggagaacaaaAACCTGGCCAGCTCcaaaagggggaaggaggatggcaAAGACAGTGAGTTTGCAGCCATTGAGAACCTTCCTGGGTTTGAGCTGCTGTCAGATAGGGAGAAGGTTCTCTGTAGTTCATTGAACTTGAGTCCTGCACGCTATGTGACTGTGAAGACTATTATAATTAAAGATCACCTCCAGAAGCGGCAAGGGATCCCCTCTAAAAGTCGCCTTCCCAGTTATCTGGACAAGGTCCTAAAGAAAAGGATTTTAAATTTCCTCACAGAAAGTGGGTGGATATCCAGGGATGCTTCCTGA
- the Ccdc96 gene encoding coiled-coil domain-containing protein 96, whose translation MDNHYGDIEGKDRAEEDLARQSLEIKVSSELLTPANPVEQEPEPKPEPEPTRGQEPESETQPVSDSSKAKASEGSDYAHVEVPESPGAAETAGEAVSREPESLPQTQPKTKPESKEPEDKDEDEDEDEDEDEDEDEDEDEDEDEERDRPEKPKGKGKREKRKESRFRPSLPLTTIVEEGAAPGPRAAKEKARESLKKRDSEEIEGTDRERHKRITEEQLHPGEAKEEEKQKVEKGASTEEFEWTADMQKLQEQQLRGELVEQYHSLLVERNRYQRYNMYLQQKIHEALRKKGLEAAVEPGDKSAEPESPEKEQAYLRYLAMLEELKKQEADDLEWYRQEVRELKQQCHEKQTRVEKEWRRFQALKKQVVMQVMGSCRMRGGRQAALREVEQLQALEDKKEKEMSAVRLENVQLKQSLVHFETRMKAQEDLAEGLLLIDFEQLKIENQTFNEKVEERNEELLKLRTKVTSNVQIITHVKEKLSFIDTENSCKKAQLSEVDAQVALGRDLLTKTKQARDSLRIDNVKLSQKCGLLGKESLLRDLEEKVEKTEMLNRRLESLKRHHAGLALSCKGVKQKIREAKTFLPS comes from the coding sequence ATGGACAACCACTACGGGGACATCGAGGGCAAAGACCGAGCCGAGGAAGACCTGGCCAGGCAGTCGCTCGAGATCAAGGTTAGCTCCGAACTTCTGACTCCGGCCAACCCTGTAGAGCAGGAGCCAGAGCCGAAGCCAGAGCCGGAGCCGACGCGAGGTCAGGAGCCTGAGAGCGAGACCCAGCCGGTGTCGGACAGCTCAAAAGCGAAGGCTTCGGAGGGGAGCGATTACGCGCATGTTGAGGTCCCGGAAAGTCCGGGGGCCGCTGAGACCGCGGGTGAGGCCGTGTCCCGAGAGCCAGAGAGTCTGCCACAGACCCAGCCCAAGACCAAGCCGGAGTCCAAGGAACCAGAGGACAAAGACGAGGacgaggatgaggatgaggatgaggacgAGGATGAGGACgaagatgaagatgaggatgaGGACGAGGAACGGGACAGGCCAGAGAAGCCGAAGggcaaggggaagagggagaagaggaaggagtcaCGGTTCCGGCCCTCTCTACCACTGACCACGATTGTTGAGGAGGGGGCTGCCCCAGGCCCACGAGCTGCgaaagagaaagcaagggaaTCACTGAAGAAGAGAGACAGTGAAGAGATCGAGGGGACAGATCGAGAACGACACAAAAGAATCACAGAAGAGCAACTTCACCCTGGAGaggccaaggaggaggagaaacaaaaagTCGAGAAAGGGGCGTCCACTGAAGAGTTTGAGTGGACAGCGGACATGCAGAagctgcaagagcagcaactgcGCGGTGAGCTGGTGGAACAGTACCACTCCCTGCTAGTGGAGCGGAACCGTTATCAGCGCTACAACATGTACCTACAGCAGAAGATTCACGAGGCCCTACGCAAGAAGGGGCTGGAAGCAGCGGTGGAACCTGGGGACAAGAGCGCTGAACCCGAATCTCCCGAGAAAGAGCAAGCATACTTGCGCTATCTGGCCATGCTGGAGGAACTGAAGAAACAAGAGGCAGACGACTTAGAGTGGTACCGTCAGGAGGTACGTGAGCTGAAGCAACAGTGCCACGAGAAGCAGACCAGGGTGGAGAAAGAGTGGCGGCGCTTCCAGGCCCTCAAGAAGCAGGTGGTGATGCAGGTCATGGGCAGTTGCCGCATGCGAGGTGGGCGCCAGGCTGCCCTGAGAGAGGTGGAACAGCTTCAGGCCCTGGAAgataagaaggagaaggagatgagcGCCGTGCGTCTCGAGAATGTGCAGCTGAAGCAGAGCCTGGTACACTTTGAAACCAGGATGAAGGCCCAGGAGGACTTGGCTGAGGGGCTGCTCCTCATCGACTTTGAACAGCTCAAAATTGAGAACCAGACCTTCAACGAGAAAGTAGAGGAACGAAACGAGGAACTTTTAAAACTGCGCACTAAGGTGACCAGCAACGTGCAGATTATAACGCACGTGAAGGAAAAGCTGTCTTTCATAGATACGGAGAACTCATGCAAAAAGGCACAACTTTCGGAAGTGGATGCCCAGGTGGCCCTAGGAAGAGACCTGTTGACGAAGACAAAACAAGCCCGAGACAGCCTGCGAATCGACAACGTCAAGCTGAGTCAGAAATGTGGGCTTCTGGGTAAGGAATCACTCCTCCGAGATTTGGAAGAAAAGGTGGAGAAGACAGAAATGCTCAACAGGCGCCTGGAATCCCTGAAGCGCCATCATGCCGGGCTCGCCTTGTCCTGCAAAGGGGTGAAGCAAAAGATCAGGGAAGCCAAAACGTTCCTCCCCTCTTGA